The DNA segment ACCATCCCACAGCACATCAACAGCACCGTGCACGACCTGCGGCTCAATGAGAACAAGCTCAAAGCCGTGCTCTACTCCTCGCTTAACCGCTTCGGGAACCTCACCGACCTCAACCTCACCAAGAACGAGATCTCCTACATCGAGGACGGCGCCTTCCTGGGCCAGGCGAGCCTGCAGGTGCTGCAGCTGGGCTACAACAAACTCAGTAACCTGACTGAGGGCATGCTGCGTGGCATGGGCCGCCTGCAGTTCCTCTTCGTGCAGCACAACCTCATCGAGGTGGTGACGCCCACCGCTTTCTCCGAGTGTCCCAGCCTCATCAGCATCGACCTGTCCTCCAACCGTCTCAGCCGCCTCGATGGCACCACCTTCGCTGGCCTCGCCAGCCTCATGGTGTGTGAGCTGGCCGGCAACCCCTTCAACTGCGAGTGCGACCTCTTCGGTTTCCTGGCCTGGCTCGTCGTCTTCAACAACGTCACCAAGAACTACGATCGCCTGCAGTGTGAGTCACCGCGAGAGTTTGCTGGCTACCCACTGCTGGTGCCCAGGCCCTACCACAGCCTCAATGCCATCACCGTGCTCCAGGCCAAGTGCCGCAATGGCTCGCTGCCCTCCCGCCCTGTGAGCCACCCCACGCCCTATTCCACCGATGCCCAGAGGGAGCCCGACGAGAACTCGGGCTTCAACCCCGACGAGATCCTTTCGGTGGAGCCACCGGCCTCATCCACAACCGATGCGTCTGCAGGGCCTGCCATCAAGCTGCACCATGTCACCTTCACCTCGGCCACCCTGGTGGTCATCATCCCACACCCCTACAGCAAGATGTACGTCCTGGTCCAGTACAACAACAGCTACTTCTCTGACGTCATGACGCTCAAGAACAAGAAGGAGATTGTCACGCTTGACAAGCTGCGGGCTCACACCGAGTACACCTTCTGCGTGACCTCACTGCGCAACAGCCGCCGCTTCAACCACACCTGCTTGACCTTCACCACGCGGGACCCGGTCCCAGGCGACTTGGCGCCCAGCACCTCCACTACCACCCACTACATCATGACCATCCTGGGCTGCCTCTTCGGCATGGTCATCGTGCTGGGAGCTGTCTACTACTGCCTGCGCAAGCGGCGCCTGCAGGAGGAGAAGCAGAAGTCTGTCAAGGTCAAGAAAACCATCCTGGAGATGCGTTATGGGGTGGACGTGGATGCCGGCTCTGTTGTCCATGCCGCCCAGAAGCTGGGCGAGCCCCCTGTGCTGCCCGTGTCCCGCATGTCCTCCATCCCCTCCATGATTGGGGAGAAGCTGCCCACCTCtaaggggctggaggctgggctgGACACACCCAAGGTCACCACCAAGGGCAATTACATCGAGGTGCGCACGGGTGCAGGTGGGGATGGCCTTGCCCGGCCTGAGGATGACCTCCCGGACCTGGACAATGGCCAGGGCTCAGCCGCTGAGATCTCCACTATTGCCAAGGAGGTGGACAAGGTCAACCAGATCATTAACAATTGCATCG comes from the Manis pentadactyla isolate mManPen7 chromosome 10, mManPen7.hap1, whole genome shotgun sequence genome and includes:
- the ELFN2 gene encoding protein phosphatase 1 regulatory subunit 29 codes for the protein MLRLGLCAAALLCVCRPGTVRADCWLIEGDKGYVWLAICSQNQPPYETIPQHINSTVHDLRLNENKLKAVLYSSLNRFGNLTDLNLTKNEISYIEDGAFLGQASLQVLQLGYNKLSNLTEGMLRGMGRLQFLFVQHNLIEVVTPTAFSECPSLISIDLSSNRLSRLDGTTFAGLASLMVCELAGNPFNCECDLFGFLAWLVVFNNVTKNYDRLQCESPREFAGYPLLVPRPYHSLNAITVLQAKCRNGSLPSRPVSHPTPYSTDAQREPDENSGFNPDEILSVEPPASSTTDASAGPAIKLHHVTFTSATLVVIIPHPYSKMYVLVQYNNSYFSDVMTLKNKKEIVTLDKLRAHTEYTFCVTSLRNSRRFNHTCLTFTTRDPVPGDLAPSTSTTTHYIMTILGCLFGMVIVLGAVYYCLRKRRLQEEKQKSVKVKKTILEMRYGVDVDAGSVVHAAQKLGEPPVLPVSRMSSIPSMIGEKLPTSKGLEAGLDTPKVTTKGNYIEVRTGAGGDGLARPEDDLPDLDNGQGSAAEISTIAKEVDKVNQIINNCIDALKLDSASFLGGGSGGGDPELAFECQSLPAAAAASSAAAPGALERPSFLSPPYKESSHHPLQRQLSADAAVARKTCSISSSGSIKSAKVFSLDVPDHPAATGLAKSDSKYIEKGSPLNSPLDRLPLVPAGSGGGGSGGGGIHHLEVKPAYHCSEHRHSFPALYYEEGADSLSQRVSFLKPLTRSKRDSAYSQLSPRHYYSGYSSSPEYSSESTHKIWERFRPYKKHHREEVYMAAGHALRKKVQFAKDEDLHDILDYWKGVSAQQKL